A single window of Candidatus Methylomirabilota bacterium DNA harbors:
- a CDS encoding TIGR04053 family radical SAM/SPASM domain-containing protein — protein sequence MSGFDRAPFIVIWETTRACALACVHCRAEAMPHRDPGELTTEEARRLVDRVRDFGDPPPLFVLTGGDPLRRPDIAELVAYGSARGLSVSLTPSGTAAVTEARLRGLKGAGLARLAVSLDGATADVHDAFRGVVGSHRHTMRIIERARGLGLPLQINTTVCRRTVADLPALATQMETYGAALWALFFLIPVGRADAGQALAADEIEDVLVWAAGLAARVPFGVKTTEAPHYHRVLAQQGIGRRPGLSGVRPDRIGRAGRAVTDGNGFVFIDHLGAICPSGFLPLSAGNVRRDDLVAVYREHPLFRSLRDAAQLRGRCGRCEYRERCGGSRARAWAATGDPLAEDPGCAWVPAAPGATPVLAGGSDVALPVKRDDVVAALRTVLDPELGLSIVELGLVYRVEIEGGRVDITMTLTTSGCPIHEVMLDWVREAVLRVPGVTDARVSLTFDPPWTPDLMAVSGRP from the coding sequence GTGAGCGGCTTCGATCGAGCGCCGTTCATCGTGATCTGGGAGACGACGCGCGCGTGTGCGCTCGCGTGCGTGCACTGCCGCGCCGAGGCGATGCCCCATCGCGATCCCGGCGAGCTCACGACGGAGGAAGCCCGCCGGCTCGTCGACCGGGTGCGGGACTTCGGCGATCCCCCGCCACTCTTCGTGCTGACCGGCGGCGATCCCCTGCGGCGGCCGGATATCGCCGAGCTCGTCGCCTACGGCTCGGCGCGCGGCCTCAGCGTGTCACTGACTCCGAGCGGGACCGCAGCGGTCACCGAAGCCAGGCTCCGCGGCCTGAAAGGCGCGGGGCTGGCCCGCCTCGCGGTGAGTCTCGATGGGGCGACGGCGGACGTCCACGACGCCTTCCGCGGCGTCGTGGGATCGCACCGGCACACCATGCGGATCATCGAGCGGGCCCGCGGGCTCGGGCTCCCGCTGCAGATCAACACCACGGTCTGCCGGCGAACCGTCGCCGACCTGCCAGCGCTGGCCACGCAGATGGAGACGTACGGGGCCGCCCTGTGGGCGCTGTTCTTCTTGATTCCCGTGGGGCGCGCGGACGCTGGCCAGGCGCTGGCGGCCGACGAGATCGAAGACGTCCTGGTGTGGGCTGCCGGCTTGGCCGCGCGCGTGCCCTTCGGCGTCAAGACCACCGAAGCCCCGCACTATCACCGGGTGCTGGCCCAGCAGGGAATCGGCCGTCGCCCCGGACTATCGGGGGTGCGCCCCGACCGAATCGGACGCGCCGGACGCGCGGTGACCGACGGTAACGGATTCGTCTTCATCGATCACCTGGGTGCCATCTGCCCGAGCGGGTTCCTGCCGCTATCGGCGGGCAATGTGCGCCGGGACGATCTGGTGGCGGTCTATCGCGAGCACCCGCTATTCCGCTCGCTCCGTGATGCCGCGCAGCTGCGGGGGCGCTGCGGCCGCTGCGAGTATCGCGAGCGCTGCGGAGGCTCCCGGGCCCGGGCCTGGGCGGCGACGGGGGATCCTCTGGCCGAGGATCCGGGCTGCGCCTGGGTGCCGGCCGCGCCCGGGGCGACACCGGTGCTGGCCGGCGGCTCCGATGTGGCGCTGCCCGTCAAACGGGACGACGTCGTCGCGGCGCTCCGGACCGTGCTCGATCCCGAGCTCGGCCTTTCGATCGTGGAGCTGGGGCTGGTCTACCGGGTCGAGATCGAAGGCGGCCGGGTCGACATCACCATGACCCTCACCACGTCCGGCTGCCCCATCCACGAGGTGATGCTCGACTGGGTGCGCGAGGCGGTGCTGAGGGTCCCGGGGGTGACCGACGCCCGCGTGAGCCTGACCTTCGATCCGCCCTGGACCCCGGACCTCATGGCTGTCAGCGGCCGGCCCTGA
- a CDS encoding universal stress protein, with protein MRVLYATDGSADARAAGEWLSRFPLPASAEIVVLAVVTLPHSALDIPTVRAYYDGLRGAAAAVAEQARADLTRRWAASARVVEGEPREEISRLAEEWNADLVVVGARGLGAVKGWLLGSVSTAAVHHAPCPVLVVKGRPPGLRKAVIAVDGSPDSMRAARFFAALPLDPTLVIRLVAVAEPPRIPVADPELFAVPVPTALRESAGAWRTRLEGVLRDLETELRSKTANVEQSCILGNPAEEIIGAASEPQIDLVVVGARGHGTMMRLVLGSVSERVLHHAPCSVLVVKRRPRPAG; from the coding sequence ATGCGGGTCCTGTACGCGACCGATGGCTCGGCGGACGCCCGCGCGGCCGGAGAGTGGCTGAGCCGCTTCCCCTTGCCAGCTTCAGCCGAGATCGTCGTCCTGGCGGTGGTGACGCTGCCTCACTCGGCCCTCGACATTCCGACGGTGCGGGCCTACTACGACGGCCTGCGAGGGGCTGCCGCCGCTGTCGCCGAGCAAGCCCGTGCCGACCTCACTCGGCGGTGGGCGGCCAGCGCGCGGGTGGTCGAGGGCGAGCCGCGCGAGGAGATCTCCCGGCTTGCCGAGGAGTGGAACGCCGACCTGGTCGTCGTCGGGGCCCGGGGCCTGGGCGCTGTCAAAGGCTGGCTGCTCGGTAGCGTCTCGACGGCGGCCGTACACCATGCGCCCTGCCCGGTGCTCGTCGTCAAGGGACGGCCGCCAGGTTTGCGGAAGGCCGTCATCGCCGTGGACGGCTCGCCGGACTCCATGCGGGCCGCCCGGTTCTTCGCCGCGCTCCCCCTGGACCCGACGCTCGTCATTCGACTGGTTGCCGTGGCCGAGCCCCCGCGCATCCCGGTCGCCGATCCCGAGCTCTTTGCGGTGCCGGTCCCGACGGCGCTCCGGGAGTCGGCCGGAGCCTGGCGGACCAGGCTCGAGGGTGTGCTGAGAGATCTCGAGACAGAACTGAGATCGAAGACCGCAAATGTTGAACAATCCTGTATTCTCGGCAACCCGGCCGAGGAGATCATCGGCGCCGCCAGCGAGCCGCAGATCGATCTCGTCGTCGTAGGAGCGCGCGGGCACGGAACCATGATGCGTCTGGTGCTGGGAAGCGTCTCCGAGCGCGTGCTCCATCACGCCCCGTGCTCGGTGCTGGTCGTCAAACGCCGCCCGCGCCCCGCCGGCTAG
- a CDS encoding DUF4149 domain-containing protein, giving the protein MSLSLLARSLHVLAAIVWIGGMLFIALVLVPVVRRLEPAERLRLVHATGLRFRTVGWIALSLLLLSGLLNLWLRPYLLGVPLFHVKLGLVVLALALGVIHDFVLGPRAGAPGADPGLRVRASWVARANVLVVLAVVVLGLALRG; this is encoded by the coding sequence GTGAGCCTCTCGCTCCTCGCCCGCAGCCTGCACGTGCTGGCGGCTATCGTGTGGATCGGCGGGATGCTTTTCATCGCGCTCGTGCTGGTCCCGGTCGTGCGACGACTGGAGCCAGCCGAGCGTCTGCGCCTCGTTCACGCGACGGGCCTGCGCTTTCGCACGGTGGGGTGGATCGCGCTCAGCCTGCTCCTGCTGAGCGGGCTCCTGAACCTGTGGCTGCGGCCGTACCTGCTCGGGGTGCCGCTGTTCCACGTCAAGCTCGGGCTCGTCGTGCTCGCCCTGGCGCTCGGCGTCATCCACGACTTCGTTCTGGGGCCGCGCGCGGGGGCGCCGGGGGCCGACCCCGGCCTGCGCGTGCGCGCCTCGTGGGTGGCTCGAGCGAACGTCCTCGTCGTGCTCGCCGTGGTGGTCCTCGGTCTGGCCCTGCGCGGATAG
- a CDS encoding class I SAM-dependent methyltransferase: MTGPPPARLVAPSRGSVWTTRTVAWYERADARSDYARRVLDVIAPLVADCRSALDVGAGFGALALPLAERLRQVTALEPSPPMATALRRGASRRGLGNVTVIQGAWGEVELEPHDLVICAHVGSLLHPGSPFLADVGLAARRGVALVRDTPGGDDKFFFSELYPILLGRTYERCNGAAATVGALDPLGVNAAATAIEYRSDQPFDSLDDACEFWTTHLGRDDAQARAFLRDFLADRLRREGDRWIAPYRKRALVVHWRVPQP; encoded by the coding sequence GTGACCGGCCCTCCCCCGGCCCGGCTCGTGGCGCCGAGTCGCGGCAGCGTCTGGACGACGCGCACCGTCGCCTGGTACGAGCGCGCCGACGCGCGGAGCGACTACGCGCGTCGCGTCCTCGACGTCATCGCGCCGCTCGTCGCCGACTGCCGCTCGGCTCTGGACGTGGGCGCTGGCTTCGGGGCCCTGGCCCTGCCCCTGGCCGAGCGCCTGCGGCAGGTCACGGCACTCGAGCCCTCGCCGCCGATGGCCACGGCCCTCCGCCGTGGCGCATCCCGGCGCGGCCTCGGTAACGTGACGGTGATCCAGGGGGCGTGGGGCGAGGTCGAGCTCGAGCCCCACGACCTCGTCATCTGCGCTCACGTGGGGTCCCTGCTGCACCCCGGCTCGCCCTTCCTCGCCGACGTCGGCCTGGCGGCCAGGCGTGGCGTGGCGCTCGTCCGCGACACGCCCGGCGGCGATGACAAGTTCTTCTTTTCCGAGCTGTACCCGATCCTGCTCGGACGGACCTACGAACGGTGCAACGGTGCCGCGGCGACGGTCGGCGCCCTCGACCCGCTCGGTGTGAACGCGGCGGCAACCGCCATCGAGTATCGTTCCGACCAGCCCTTCGACAGCCTGGACGACGCTTGCGAGTTCTGGACGACCCACCTGGGACGGGACGACGCGCAGGCCCGGGCCTTCCTGCGTGATTTCCTGGCGGACCGGCTACGGCGCGAAGGCGACCGATGGATCGCGCCCTACCGCAAGCGCGCCCTCGTGGTCCACTGGCGAGTGCCCCAGCCATGA
- a CDS encoding DUF542 domain-containing protein — protein MATCSCHGHQGHATGTSRTAAAQTVGEVAGRSTRALEVLQRFGINHCCGAGLTLAEASAAAGVDLGRLLAALGELPDEPGSASGRG, from the coding sequence ATGGCCACGTGCAGCTGCCACGGTCATCAAGGGCACGCCACGGGAACCTCGCGCACGGCGGCGGCCCAGACGGTCGGCGAGGTCGCCGGGCGGTCCACGAGGGCCCTCGAGGTGCTGCAGCGCTTCGGGATCAATCACTGCTGCGGGGCGGGCCTGACGCTGGCCGAGGCGTCGGCCGCGGCCGGCGTCGACCTCGGCAGGCTGCTCGCGGCGCTGGGTGAGCTGCCAGACGAGCCCGGATCGGCGAGCGGCCGGGGATGA
- a CDS encoding amidohydrolase family protein, whose protein sequence is MTDRPKAIDIMYYVATPEFIARWTDAKKGELICRMERAIGSLPQFESLPAMLTKMDEAGVERVFIAQTKMWSYWNRWMYMDTRLDEVLQYTETYPDRFVGLAGYNPFRIKESLAEIETAVTRHGFKGVYVHIYGFDIPLHDKKMYPLYAKCAELDVPVSVQTGHVLEAMPSEHGRPMYLDYVAADFPTLRLLGAHTGWPWVEELMSVCYKWDTVWFGVDAWMPKYLKPEIINFIGSRMGQDRAVWGTNGLGWKESLDQVDALGLRPEARQKLIRDNARELFRL, encoded by the coding sequence ATGACGGACAGGCCGAAGGCGATCGACATCATGTATTACGTGGCCACGCCCGAGTTCATCGCCAGGTGGACGGACGCCAAGAAGGGCGAGCTCATCTGCCGTATGGAGCGGGCCATCGGCAGCCTGCCCCAGTTCGAGTCGCTCCCGGCCATGCTCACGAAGATGGACGAGGCCGGGGTGGAGCGTGTGTTCATCGCCCAGACCAAGATGTGGTCCTACTGGAACCGCTGGATGTACATGGACACCCGGCTCGACGAAGTTCTCCAGTACACCGAGACGTACCCCGACCGGTTCGTCGGCCTGGCCGGCTATAACCCCTTCCGCATCAAGGAGAGCCTGGCCGAGATCGAGACGGCCGTGACCCGACACGGGTTCAAGGGGGTCTACGTCCACATCTACGGCTTCGACATCCCGCTCCACGACAAGAAGATGTATCCGCTCTACGCCAAGTGCGCCGAGCTCGACGTGCCTGTCTCGGTGCAGACCGGCCACGTGCTCGAGGCCATGCCCAGCGAGCATGGCCGCCCGATGTACCTCGACTACGTGGCTGCTGACTTCCCCACCCTCCGCCTGCTCGGCGCCCACACCGGCTGGCCCTGGGTCGAGGAGCTGATGAGCGTCTGCTACAAGTGGGACACCGTCTGGTTCGGCGTCGACGCCTGGATGCCGAAGTACCTCAAGCCCGAGATCATCAACTTCATCGGCAGCCGTATGGGCCAGGACCGAGCCGTGTGGGGAACGAACGGGCTCGGCTGGAAGGAGAGTCTGGACCAGGTCGACGCCCTGGGGCTCCGCCCCGAGGCGCGCCAGAAGCTGATCCGCGACAACGCTCGGGAGCTGTTCCGGCTCTAG
- a CDS encoding universal stress protein codes for MNPWLVLLALIVLAAAFVVAPVAAASLSYWRRAWLVRCPQDGAEARIAVNARRAALAEVLGGSGPEIVRCTLWRTLPSLRPCGQECLARPISERRPAGPRWHRGAGVRTIVVPLDGAPGSESVLQTAADLARAHGASVRLVRVEQPPSLVYSLDDRIVAYSDQESARIEQEARRYLAGIARGLPDLPVDLVVRFGDSATEIAEEAEKADADLITMATHRRRGVMRALKGSVAERVARSTDIPLVLVPYGPPAAA; via the coding sequence ATGAACCCCTGGCTGGTGCTGCTTGCGCTGATCGTCCTGGCCGCGGCATTCGTCGTCGCCCCCGTCGCGGCGGCCAGCCTGTCCTACTGGCGGCGGGCCTGGCTGGTGCGCTGCCCTCAAGACGGTGCCGAGGCCCGGATCGCCGTGAACGCCCGCCGGGCGGCGCTGGCCGAGGTGCTGGGCGGATCGGGGCCCGAGATCGTGCGCTGCACGCTCTGGCGGACGCTGCCCTCGCTGAGACCGTGCGGACAGGAGTGTCTTGCGCGCCCGATCAGCGAGCGGCGGCCGGCCGGGCCACGCTGGCACCGCGGGGCCGGCGTGCGCACGATCGTGGTCCCGCTCGATGGCGCACCGGGCAGCGAATCGGTTCTCCAGACCGCCGCCGACCTGGCCCGCGCCCACGGGGCCAGCGTGCGCCTGGTGCGCGTCGAGCAGCCGCCATCCCTCGTGTACTCCCTCGATGATCGGATCGTCGCCTACTCCGATCAAGAGAGCGCGCGGATCGAGCAAGAGGCACGGCGCTACCTGGCCGGTATCGCACGAGGGCTCCCGGACCTGCCCGTGGACCTGGTCGTCCGGTTCGGCGATTCCGCCACCGAGATCGCCGAGGAGGCCGAGAAGGCCGACGCCGATCTCATCACCATGGCCACCCATCGCCGGCGAGGCGTCATGCGCGCTCTCAAAGGGAGCGTGGCCGAGCGCGTCGCGCGCTCGACGGACATCCCGCTGGTGCTGGTCCCCTACGGCCCGCCGGCGGCGGCCTGA
- a CDS encoding hemerythrin domain-containing protein produces the protein MNTPTETLRDEHVLILRALDLLETAAARVERGLATPEGWWADVIAWLRGFADRNHHAKEERALFPAMARAGVPAEAGGPIAVMQEEHGQGRALLQVVADGEARPRVVAARRYIDLLRNHIEKENEVLFPLADDLLDRAAQDALGREFATVTAEMGRHASLEHAAAALQALVTGLAGSPDAAGTR, from the coding sequence ATGAACACACCGACCGAGACGCTTCGCGACGAGCACGTGCTCATTCTCCGGGCGCTGGATCTCCTCGAGACGGCGGCCGCGCGTGTCGAGCGTGGCCTTGCCACCCCCGAGGGGTGGTGGGCCGACGTGATCGCGTGGTTGCGCGGCTTCGCCGACCGGAACCACCACGCCAAGGAAGAGCGCGCGCTGTTCCCCGCCATGGCCAGGGCGGGCGTGCCGGCCGAGGCCGGCGGCCCCATCGCCGTGATGCAGGAAGAGCACGGGCAGGGACGCGCGCTGCTGCAGGTCGTGGCGGACGGCGAGGCCCGACCGCGCGTGGTGGCGGCGCGACGCTACATCGACCTGCTGCGCAACCATATCGAAAAGGAAAACGAGGTGCTGTTTCCGCTGGCCGACGACCTCCTCGACAGGGCAGCGCAGGACGCGCTCGGGCGCGAATTCGCCACGGTGACGGCGGAGATGGGGCGCCACGCTTCGCTCGAGCACGCCGCAGCGGCCCTCCAGGCGCTCGTCACGGGGCTGGCCGGTTCGCCTGACGCCGCCGGTACCCGCTAG
- a CDS encoding universal stress protein, whose product MPVKRILLPLDGSETAEAALPVARELARTSGAKLLVVRVTSARFDHEPAPVEGQLAPIREAEAYLKSIRDRLEGSGAAVATVLWHGAPAAAIAKAARDYEVDFIVMTTHGRTGREKEMFGSVAEAVLRGVAVPVLVVRPAGMMVQTPPGQAAPSREP is encoded by the coding sequence ATGCCAGTGAAGAGAATCCTGCTGCCGCTCGACGGCTCCGAGACGGCCGAGGCGGCCCTGCCCGTCGCCCGGGAGCTCGCCCGTACCTCCGGCGCGAAGCTGCTCGTGGTCCGTGTCACCAGCGCGCGGTTCGATCACGAGCCCGCGCCTGTCGAGGGCCAGCTCGCCCCCATCCGCGAAGCCGAGGCGTATTTGAAGTCGATACGGGATCGCCTGGAGGGCAGTGGCGCCGCGGTGGCTACGGTCCTGTGGCATGGTGCACCGGCGGCCGCCATCGCGAAAGCGGCCCGCGACTACGAGGTCGACTTCATCGTGATGACGACGCACGGCCGCACCGGCCGGGAGAAGGAAATGTTCGGCAGCGTCGCCGAAGCCGTCCTGCGCGGCGTGGCCGTGCCCGTCCTGGTCGTGCGCCCGGCGGGCATGATGGTCCAGACGCCGCCGGGCCAGGCCGCGCCATCCCGCGAGCCCTGA
- a CDS encoding magnesium transporter — translation MAVPDDETVFPVAFETAGEHVARRVPTTTPEATAGEIRAALAGERYDCATDVAVCVEGRLVGLVPIEALLRAPADSSARTIMDPDPPVVRPGADQELAAWKAVQQGESALAVVDEAGGFVGLIPPQRLLAVLLAEHHEDMARLGGLWRDALSARRSLQEPVWRRLAHRLPWLVVGLAGMVLAADLVAAFEHEVRSSLVLAFFLPGIVYLADAVGTQTETLVVRGLSVGIPLVRVVRQEIVTGILIGLGLALASVPLAWRWDGSQLMAVLGISLAAACSTATAVAIALPWLLQRLGGDPAFGSGPLATVIQDLLSILIYLTVARAFMG, via the coding sequence ATGGCGGTCCCAGACGACGAGACCGTTTTCCCGGTGGCCTTCGAGACGGCCGGCGAGCATGTCGCGCGGCGCGTTCCGACGACGACACCGGAGGCCACCGCCGGCGAGATCCGCGCGGCCCTCGCCGGCGAGCGCTACGACTGCGCCACCGATGTCGCGGTGTGCGTGGAGGGTCGCCTGGTGGGCCTGGTTCCCATCGAGGCGCTGCTGCGGGCCCCGGCCGATTCGTCGGCGCGGACGATCATGGATCCCGACCCGCCCGTCGTACGTCCGGGGGCCGACCAGGAGCTCGCCGCCTGGAAGGCGGTTCAGCAGGGCGAGTCGGCGCTGGCGGTCGTCGACGAGGCGGGAGGCTTCGTCGGGCTTATCCCGCCCCAGCGGCTCCTGGCGGTGCTCCTCGCCGAGCACCATGAGGACATGGCCCGGCTCGGCGGCCTCTGGCGCGATGCGCTCTCGGCCAGGCGTTCGCTCCAGGAGCCGGTGTGGCGTCGTCTGGCCCACCGCCTGCCCTGGCTGGTCGTAGGGTTGGCGGGCATGGTGCTCGCTGCCGACCTCGTCGCCGCCTTCGAGCACGAGGTCCGTTCGAGCCTCGTCCTGGCGTTCTTCCTGCCCGGCATCGTTTACCTGGCCGACGCGGTCGGTACCCAGACCGAGACACTGGTGGTCCGAGGGCTATCCGTCGGCATCCCGCTCGTCCGCGTGGTACGCCAGGAAATCGTCACCGGGATCCTGATCGGGCTCGGACTGGCCCTGGCCTCGGTCCCCCTGGCATGGCGCTGGGATGGCAGCCAGCTCATGGCGGTCCTCGGCATCTCCCTGGCCGCGGCGTGCTCCACGGCGACCGCGGTGGCGATCGCCTTGCCGTGGCTCCTGCAGCGCCTGGGCGGAGATCCGGCCTTCGGCTCCGGACCGCTGGCCACGGTGATCCAGGATCTGTTGTCGATCCTGATCTATCTCACCGTGGCGCGCGCGTTCATGGGCTGA
- a CDS encoding ZIP family metal transporter has product MRLIWIVGASLMTVAAMLVAAGLVRTAPDRMRGRLLSGLVSYAVGTLMGAAFLALLPEALRAGETVAMLGTVLAGLVLFFTLEKLILWRHCHDGTCDTHRATGPLILTSDGLHNFVDGVVIAGAFLVSVPVGVATAVAVVAHELPQELGDIAVLLDSGYSFSRAVALNTVVSLSTPLGGILAYAALDVVDGAVPYVLALAAAGFIYIAAADLIPALHRRAALTAGVSQVVLIVAGIGTIAVLEWVHP; this is encoded by the coding sequence GTGCGCCTGATCTGGATCGTGGGGGCCAGCCTGATGACGGTGGCGGCGATGCTCGTCGCCGCGGGGCTGGTGCGCACCGCTCCCGACCGGATGCGCGGACGCTTGCTGTCCGGGCTCGTGAGCTATGCCGTGGGAACCCTGATGGGGGCGGCATTCCTGGCCCTGCTGCCCGAGGCCCTTCGCGCGGGCGAGACGGTCGCCATGCTGGGGACCGTGCTCGCCGGGCTGGTCCTCTTCTTCACGCTCGAGAAGCTGATCCTGTGGCGGCATTGCCACGACGGGACGTGCGATACCCACCGGGCGACGGGGCCCCTCATATTGACGAGCGACGGCCTGCACAACTTCGTCGACGGCGTGGTGATCGCCGGGGCCTTCCTGGTCAGTGTCCCGGTGGGCGTGGCCACCGCGGTCGCCGTGGTGGCCCATGAGCTGCCTCAGGAGCTGGGGGACATCGCCGTCCTCCTGGACAGCGGCTACTCGTTCTCGCGGGCGGTGGCCCTCAATACGGTGGTGAGCCTCAGCACGCCGCTCGGCGGCATTCTGGCGTATGCTGCGCTCGACGTCGTGGACGGAGCGGTGCCGTACGTGCTGGCCCTCGCGGCCGCCGGCTTCATCTACATCGCCGCCGCCGACCTCATTCCTGCGCTGCATCGCCGGGCCGCCCTGACCGCTGGCGTCAGCCAGGTCGTGCTCATCGTGGCGGGGATCGGCACGATCGCCGTGCTGGAATGGGTTCACCCATGA
- a CDS encoding formate--tetrahydrofolate ligase — MSLAPPYPIVDVAGRLGLADADLIPYGRSIAKIHLRALEARRGAPDGKLVVVSSITPTPPGDGKTTVSIGLGQALSRIGRRAIVALREPSIGPCLGVKGGGTGGGQAQVVPADAINLHFTGDIHAVEAAQNLLAACLDNHLHHDNTLGIDPRQIFFRRAIDMSDRALRQMVLGLGGRAQGYPREEGFVITAASEIMALLCLAEDLMDLKARLGGILVAFAFDGRPIFARDLGVTGAMTALLRDAIHPNLVQTLEGTPALIHGGPFANIAHGCNSVVATKLGLKLADICVTEAGFGVDLGAEKFFDIKCGYAGLVPDAVVLVATARALKFHGGVPLPALDRADPDALKTGMANLDKHLENVALFGVPALVAVNRYGSDTEAELRAIIEHCADLGVPAAVADVYGRGGAGGEALAGALADLLARAPSRFRPLYDWRAPIRAKIETIATRMYGAGQVAYTRRAEEQIGRAEALGFAGLPVCMAKTPRSLSDDPALLGRPRDFVLTVNEVRISAGAGFLVPITGEILTMPGLPRSPNAERIDVEADGRITGLV; from the coding sequence CTGAGTCTCGCGCCGCCCTACCCGATCGTCGACGTCGCCGGCCGTCTGGGCCTGGCCGACGCCGACCTCATCCCCTACGGCCGGAGCATCGCCAAAATCCACCTGCGCGCCCTCGAGGCGCGACGCGGCGCGCCCGACGGCAAGCTCGTCGTCGTCTCGTCCATCACCCCCACCCCGCCCGGAGACGGCAAGACGACGGTCAGCATCGGACTCGGCCAGGCCCTCAGCCGGATCGGCCGGCGGGCCATCGTGGCCTTGCGCGAGCCCTCGATCGGTCCGTGCCTGGGCGTCAAAGGCGGGGGCACGGGCGGCGGTCAGGCTCAGGTGGTGCCCGCCGACGCCATCAACTTGCACTTCACCGGCGATATCCACGCTGTCGAGGCGGCCCAGAACCTCCTCGCCGCGTGCCTGGACAACCACCTCCACCACGACAACACCCTTGGCATCGACCCTCGTCAGATCTTCTTCCGGCGGGCGATCGACATGAGCGATCGGGCCCTCAGACAGATGGTGCTGGGCCTGGGCGGGCGGGCCCAGGGCTACCCCCGTGAGGAAGGATTCGTCATCACGGCCGCCTCCGAGATCATGGCCCTGCTCTGCCTGGCCGAGGATCTGATGGACCTCAAGGCCCGGTTGGGCGGCATCCTGGTGGCCTTCGCCTTCGATGGTCGTCCCATCTTCGCCCGCGACCTCGGGGTGACCGGCGCGATGACGGCGCTCCTGCGCGACGCCATCCACCCGAACCTCGTGCAAACCCTGGAAGGGACGCCCGCGCTAATCCACGGCGGCCCCTTCGCCAACATCGCCCACGGCTGCAACTCTGTCGTCGCCACGAAGCTCGGGCTCAAGCTCGCGGACATCTGCGTGACCGAGGCGGGCTTCGGCGTCGACCTGGGCGCCGAGAAGTTCTTCGACATCAAGTGCGGCTACGCGGGGCTCGTCCCCGACGCCGTCGTCCTGGTCGCCACGGCGCGCGCGCTCAAGTTCCACGGAGGCGTGCCGCTGCCGGCGCTGGACCGTGCCGATCCCGACGCGCTGAAGACAGGGATGGCGAACCTGGATAAGCACCTCGAGAACGTCGCCCTGTTCGGCGTGCCCGCGCTCGTCGCCGTCAACCGCTACGGCTCGGATACCGAGGCCGAGCTGAGGGCGATCATCGAGCACTGCGCCGATCTGGGCGTGCCCGCCGCCGTGGCCGACGTGTACGGGCGCGGGGGCGCCGGCGGCGAGGCGCTGGCCGGAGCGCTCGCGGATCTGCTGGCGCGCGCGCCCTCACGGTTCCGGCCCCTCTACGACTGGCGGGCCCCGATCAGGGCCAAGATCGAGACGATCGCCACCCGCATGTACGGCGCCGGGCAGGTCGCCTACACGAGACGCGCGGAGGAGCAGATCGGCCGCGCCGAGGCGCTGGGCTTCGCCGGGCTGCCGGTCTGCATGGCCAAGACCCCGCGGTCGCTGTCCGACGATCCGGCCCTTCTGGGCCGGCCCCGTGACTTCGTGCTGACCGTGAACGAGGTCCGTATCTCGGCCGGCGCCGGCTTCCTGGTCCCGATCACCGGCGAGATCCTGACGATGCCGGGTCTCCCACGCTCGCCGAACGCGGAGCGGATCGACGTCGAGGCCGACGGGCGGATCACCGGCCTGGTCTGA